From Yersinia hibernica, a single genomic window includes:
- a CDS encoding ABC transporter permease has translation MNINAVHPADPHGKPLIQLNGIYRHFASGAESVAVLKNISLSIHRGEMVAIIGASGSGKSTLMNIIGCLDKPTEGEMSIHSISTRQASSEQLAQLRSQYIGFIFQRYHLMPYLTATENVVIPALYTAMTATERQERAEYLLRRLGLGQHLLHKPAQLSGGQQQRVSIARALMNGAGIILADEPTGALDSSSGQELMGILHSLHQSGHTIIIVTHDRNIANQAQRIIEISDGEIIADNNNEAVGTTVVQSALPSPVATGRPHWWLSVREAIKMAWRALLGHRIRAFLSMLGIIIGISSVVSSMAVGEGARQEILNEISQLGTSNLDVRPGLGWDKPRPDFERSLSLADVELLRHQPYVDSLSPVVSKMVAAVRGDKQVMISLSGVSNGFFQAKGLSFMAGDGFSQHHVNAREPVVILQPELRDTLFAGGENPIGEIVQLDGIPLRVIGVAKRGGSSFGGLLAAWMPYTSLTERISGDIPLESIAVRVRDGYRLNDVQHDVEKVLESAHGQRDFFILSNDQMSKAIQKTSDSMTLLITSIAAISLLVGGVGVMNIMLVSVTERTHEIGIRLSVGARPSDIMTQFLIEAVVICTLGGLIGIIGSALAGVVFSWATQEFTMIFTWPPLVLACSFSALIGLGFGFFPARNAARLHPTEALARE, from the coding sequence TCTGGCTCGGGTAAGTCAACATTGATGAATATTATTGGCTGTCTGGATAAGCCCACCGAGGGTGAGATGTCGATTCATTCTATCTCAACGCGGCAGGCCAGCAGTGAGCAACTGGCGCAATTACGCAGCCAGTACATCGGCTTTATTTTTCAGCGCTACCACCTGATGCCGTATTTAACCGCCACTGAGAATGTGGTTATCCCGGCGCTTTATACCGCCATGACGGCGACCGAGCGCCAAGAGCGGGCGGAATATCTGTTGCGCCGTTTGGGGCTGGGCCAGCATTTGCTGCATAAACCGGCGCAGCTCTCCGGTGGTCAACAGCAGCGGGTCAGTATTGCCCGTGCCTTGATGAATGGTGCCGGTATTATTCTGGCGGATGAACCCACTGGTGCGCTCGACAGCAGCAGCGGCCAGGAGCTGATGGGGATTTTGCATAGCCTGCACCAGTCCGGCCACACCATTATTATCGTCACCCACGACCGCAATATTGCCAATCAGGCGCAGCGCATTATCGAAATTAGTGACGGTGAAATTATTGCTGATAACAATAATGAGGCTGTGGGTACGACCGTCGTTCAGAGCGCATTGCCAAGCCCGGTGGCTACTGGCCGCCCGCACTGGTGGCTGAGTGTTAGAGAGGCTATCAAAATGGCGTGGCGCGCGCTGCTTGGGCATCGAATTCGTGCCTTTTTATCGATGCTTGGCATCATTATCGGCATTTCGTCGGTGGTCTCCTCTATGGCGGTAGGTGAGGGCGCTCGACAGGAAATTCTCAATGAAATTAGTCAATTGGGTACCAGTAATTTGGATGTTCGCCCGGGGCTAGGGTGGGATAAACCGCGCCCTGATTTTGAGCGTTCTCTTTCGCTGGCGGATGTTGAGCTGCTACGTCACCAACCTTACGTCGACAGTCTGTCTCCGGTGGTCAGTAAAATGGTCGCCGCTGTTCGTGGCGACAAGCAAGTGATGATTTCACTCTCCGGGGTCAGCAACGGTTTCTTTCAGGCGAAAGGGCTGAGTTTCATGGCGGGCGATGGTTTTTCCCAACACCACGTTAATGCGCGTGAGCCGGTGGTTATCTTGCAACCTGAACTGCGCGATACCCTGTTTGCTGGCGGGGAAAACCCGATTGGCGAGATTGTTCAACTCGATGGCATTCCATTGCGTGTGATTGGGGTGGCCAAACGCGGCGGATCGTCATTCGGCGGGCTGTTGGCCGCTTGGATGCCTTATACCTCACTGACTGAGCGGATTTCAGGTGATATTCCATTGGAATCAATAGCTGTGCGGGTCCGCGATGGTTACAGGCTGAATGATGTGCAACATGATGTTGAAAAGGTGCTGGAAAGCGCCCACGGGCAGCGGGATTTTTTCATTCTGAGCAATGACCAGATGAGCAAAGCGATTCAAAAAACATCTGACTCAATGACACTGTTGATAACCTCGATAGCTGCTATCTCACTGCTGGTGGGCGGGGTAGGCGTGATGAATATCATGTTGGTGTCGGTGACTGAACGCACCCATGAAATTGGCATTCGCTTGTCGGTCGGTGCGCGCCCGAGCGACATCATGACCCAGTTCCTGATTGAAGCGGTGGTAATTTGCACCCTCGGTGGCCTGATTGGGATTATTGGCTCGGCGCTGGCGGGGGTGGTTTTCTCCTGGGCCACGCAAGAATTCACCATGATTTTCACTTGGCCGCCGTTGGTCTTGGCTTGCAGTTTCTCTGCGCTTATCGGGTTGGGATTTGGCTTTTTCCCAGCGCGCAATGCTGCTCGTTTGCATCCCACGGAGGCATTGGCTCGAGAATGA
- a CDS encoding efflux transporter outer membrane subunit → MRKLINIRIIALVLSSLVIAGCGSLLKSEYQRPMLSVPDEWRVKDTGGGYLHHSVHWWENFDDPQLSASISSMLVSNNDLAAAGLKLQQARLTAGLTNTNLTPDVTLTGAGSNTRSLHENTQPRESYSTSLGLSYELDLWGKLARAREQSAWLVNATEQDRQETALSLIGTTADLYWQIAKFNQQLGYQQAALAISQDTLKIVRSRLAAGDASEIELLQAQQTLLERQNQYQNLEQQREAARNAMALLFNRAPDYRQAERQSLDLQQQVAIAESVPLQIIAQRPDVQAAEWRLRAALAGSDVAKLNFYPTLSLGATLDAGSAVFSQWFSNPSRTLSVNSALPFLQWNTVQLTIEQSKLDVKLAAVDFRSKVYSALKDVDDAMTARLSYQQQKQNQWQNLQLSQRRLSLTNSQYQAGAVSFQTLLDAQDALLTSETSLLELQYNYLNATMKLWLALGGGVDNSRDSKGIKS, encoded by the coding sequence ATGAGGAAATTAATCAACATCAGGATTATCGCCTTAGTATTGAGCAGCCTAGTGATTGCGGGTTGTGGTTCATTACTGAAAAGTGAATATCAGCGGCCCATGCTATCAGTTCCCGATGAATGGCGGGTTAAAGATACGGGCGGTGGATACCTGCATCACAGTGTGCACTGGTGGGAGAATTTCGATGACCCGCAATTGTCAGCCAGCATCAGTAGCATGTTAGTGAGCAATAACGATTTGGCGGCCGCGGGCTTGAAGTTACAGCAGGCGCGTTTGACGGCGGGGTTGACCAATACCAACTTGACTCCGGATGTCACCTTGACCGGCGCGGGCAGTAACACGCGCTCGCTGCATGAAAATACTCAGCCGCGAGAGAGCTACAGCACCTCGCTTGGGCTGAGTTATGAGTTGGATCTGTGGGGCAAACTGGCCCGTGCCCGTGAGCAATCTGCCTGGTTGGTCAATGCAACCGAGCAAGATAGGCAGGAGACCGCACTGTCACTGATTGGCACCACCGCTGACCTGTATTGGCAGATTGCTAAATTCAATCAGCAGTTGGGCTACCAGCAGGCCGCACTGGCTATCTCACAAGATACGCTCAAGATAGTGCGCTCACGATTGGCGGCAGGGGATGCCAGTGAAATTGAACTGTTGCAAGCACAACAGACCCTACTGGAGCGCCAGAATCAGTATCAAAATCTCGAACAACAGCGCGAAGCTGCACGTAATGCCATGGCATTACTGTTTAACCGCGCGCCCGATTATCGTCAGGCCGAGCGCCAATCCCTGGATTTACAGCAGCAAGTGGCGATAGCGGAAAGTGTGCCATTACAAATCATTGCTCAGCGCCCAGATGTGCAGGCCGCCGAGTGGCGTTTGCGCGCGGCATTAGCCGGTTCGGATGTGGCGAAACTGAATTTCTACCCGACACTTTCGCTGGGCGCGACGTTGGATGCCGGTAGCGCGGTGTTTTCCCAATGGTTTAGCAACCCGAGCAGAACACTCAGTGTTAACAGCGCCTTGCCTTTCTTACAGTGGAACACGGTGCAGCTCACCATCGAGCAGTCAAAGCTGGATGTGAAATTGGCGGCGGTAGATTTTCGCAGCAAAGTTTACAGCGCGCTTAAGGATGTCGATGACGCCATGACGGCGCGGTTGAGTTATCAGCAACAAAAACAAAATCAGTGGCAGAACCTGCAACTGAGTCAACGTCGACTCAGCCTGACGAACAGCCAATATCAAGCAGGTGCCGTTTCATTTCAGACCTTACTGGATGCGCAGGATGCCCTGCTGACCAGTGAAACCAGTTTGCTTGAACTTCAATATAACTATCTGAATGCCACCATGAAGTTATGGTTAGCACTAGGTGGCGGTGTTGATAACAGCAGGGACAGTAAAGGAATTAAATCATGA